The bacterium genome contains a region encoding:
- a CDS encoding bifunctional DNA primase/polymerase, which yields MQYAARLVLSVWALRIASRNGFCKSPGKHPIGALVNKGMDDATIDPAIIRRWWSAMPDAGIGINLGRSELVCIDQDPRNGSIWTMEILQMQHGELESEVFAWTQGGGTHHVFTLPSGIPTNLPGRLGDGVDVKRNGYIVVEPTMGPLGAYTWDEESNPLKGAYPSPLPDWIRNLAAPPVSTAVASVASRYATQSQLDELRDALSYLDSDDRDRWVKFGMALRPLGAEGWKLWDDWSKKSDKYSGQDANKTWTSFKPVGAVNFETIFMQRVRRVGLIRWPSVRKHLRLIQSGSPSCWRKSGHQHQSLASSVKTPLSRFPSCKRSLIGSGACTNHQHMIFPRRRPWHWHPLLGAGFTAVPQLTGLL from the coding sequence TTGCAATATGCGGCTCGGCTGGTGCTTTCCGTATGGGCGCTAAGGATTGCAAGCCGCAATGGGTTTTGCAAAAGCCCTGGCAAGCATCCGATTGGCGCCTTGGTGAACAAGGGCATGGATGACGCCACCATTGATCCCGCTATCATCCGCCGCTGGTGGAGCGCGATGCCAGATGCTGGGATCGGGATCAATCTCGGGCGATCTGAGCTCGTCTGTATCGACCAAGACCCGCGCAATGGTTCTATCTGGACCATGGAAATACTCCAAATGCAGCATGGCGAACTTGAGTCTGAAGTATTCGCCTGGACTCAAGGCGGTGGCACTCATCACGTTTTTACCTTGCCATCAGGCATCCCAACCAACCTGCCTGGCAGGTTGGGCGACGGCGTGGATGTCAAGCGCAATGGCTATATCGTGGTGGAACCCACCATGGGGCCATTGGGCGCCTATACCTGGGATGAAGAGAGCAACCCGCTCAAGGGCGCCTACCCTTCCCCCCTTCCCGATTGGATACGCAATCTGGCCGCCCCGCCAGTCTCTACGGCTGTTGCTTCGGTCGCTTCCCGCTATGCCACCCAAAGCCAGCTTGATGAGCTACGCGATGCCTTGTCCTACCTGGACTCGGATGATCGGGACCGCTGGGTAAAGTTTGGGATGGCCTTGCGACCATTGGGCGCTGAAGGCTGGAAACTCTGGGATGACTGGTCGAAAAAGTCTGATAAGTATTCTGGCCAGGATGCTAACAAAACATGGACAAGTTTTAAACCAGTTGGCGCGGTTAACTTTGAAACGATTTTTATGCAGCGGGTCAGGCGGGTTGGATTAATCCGCTGGCCATCGGTGCGGAAGCATTTACGCCTGATCCAGAGCGGGTCGCCATCTTGCTGGAGGAAGTCAGGGCACCAACACCAGAGCCTAGCATCATCCGTCAAGACGCCATTATCCCGATTCCCCTCTTGCAAGAGATCGCTGATTGGATCGGGGGCCTGTACGAATCACCAACACATGATATTTCCCAGGCGGCGGCCCTGGCACTGGCATCCGTTACTGGGGGCCGGATTTACCGCAGTACCTCAGCTAACTGGTCTTCTATGA